DNA sequence from the Vicia villosa cultivar HV-30 ecotype Madison, WI linkage group LG3, Vvil1.0, whole genome shotgun sequence genome:
GCTCTAATTTCTTACTCAACAAAAATCTCCCAAAACCTATTCATTTAAAGCTCTCACTACCAAGAAATATTAGTGAAAATGAAGGAACAAAAGGAAACTCACCGAAGAGACTCGCCGGCACCGTCGAGCCAGGTACTTTGAATCATTCTCTTCACGTTTTTTTCATGCCATATCGTGTGTATCTGTGTATATAATCGTAGCCCCAAGATGATTTGCAAATTGGCTTCAGGAATAgcgtttaatttagtttttactaAAAGTTAGGGTTTGAGATTTGGTTCGATTTGGAGGATTTAGGCTCAGAATTAGGGGAAACCGATAGTATATCTGAGTTTATAAGGTAAGAGTTAATGGGGGAGGGTGTCCGTTTTAACTCAGGGACGATGACCGCCAATGCCGTGGGCGATTGCCGGCACGACGGTCGGCCTTAGTGCTCCGATCGAAAGGAGAGAGCATAGGGAATAGGTGAGAACGGGTTGGGCCGGACTTGGCCCAAGAACTTtggggtgtgtttgtttcagaaattaaaaatgcaaaaaaaacagTAGCATTGTATCTTTGTGAAAAACACACAATATTTATATAAACACATAATGTTTAGGTACATTTTGACCATATTTCAGCGTATGAAAATATATTCTAACATGATTTCACAAATGAAATTGTGAAATTATTGAAAGATAGAATGTTGAGATATGTATCTTATATGATAAAATCTAGTTGATGGTAAACATTATGAGAATAATAGATTCATACGTCATGTTCATCCAGAATGTCGAGTTCTCTTCGAATCTTGAAGAAGGGTTCTTTGGCAagcggttttgtaaaaatatctgcTAGTTGATTATGTGTATCAATCAATGAAACTTTGACGTCTCCTTTTAGAACGTGGTCGCGTAGGAAGTGATGTCGTAtgtcaatatgtttggttcttgaatgtatgaccggattctttgtaatattgatCACACTTGTGTTGTCACACTTTAGAGGAATGCATTCAAGCTTTACGCCGTAGTCACTAAGTTGTTGTTTTAACCATAAGGTTTGAGCGCTATAAATTcttgctgcaatgtattctgcttCAGCCGTGCTAAGTACGACACATGCTTGTTTCTTGCAtgaccatgatactaatgcattacCTAAGATGTGACATGTTACACTTGTACTTTTGCGATCGGTTTTGCAACCTGCATAATCTGCGTCAGAATAATCAAGTAAATCACATACactaccttttggataccatagaccGACATTTGTTGTTTCCTTCAGATATTTCATGATTCTTTTTACCGCCATGAGATGAGATTCCttcggatttgcttgaaagcggacacacaaacaaacactaaacattatgtcaggacagTTTGTCGTCAAATATATAAGTGAACTAATCATACCTCgatatttttgtaatattaaTAGAGACACCAGATTCATCTTAATCCACATAAGTTCTGGATCCCATTGGTGTAGACATTGTTGTACAATTATCCATGTCAAATCTTTTCAACAATTCTTTACAATACTTGGATTGGTTGATTAAGATGTCAtcctttaattgtttgatttaaaGTCCAAGAAAATAATTCATTTAGCCATCATaaacatctcgaattctccttgcattatTGATTAGAATTCTTTATATAATTCTTTGTTTGTTGAACCGAATATGATGTcgtcaacatagacttgaactaATAAAGtatgatttttaattttctttataaacaaAGTCTTGTCAACTTtacccttttcaaaacctttttcgaATAGAAAGTTGCTAAGACGATcctaccatgctcttggtgcttgctttaagccatataGAGCCTTTTTCAACTTGATTACATGCGAGGGATTCTTGAATGGACGTCAAAAGCGCCTTCTTAAATGGAtacataaatgaagaagtctatgtcaaacaatcCCCGggctttgaagacttcaagaatccctcGCATGTAATCAAGTTGAAAAAGACTCTAtatatggcttaaagcaagcaccaagagcatggtatgatcgTTTTAGCAACTTTCTATtcgaaaaaggttttgaaaacggtaaagttgacAAGACTttgtttataaagaaaattaaaaatcataCTTTATTAGTTCAAGTCTACGTTGACGACATCATATTCGGTTCAACAAACAAAGAATTATATGAAGAATTCTCATCAataatgcaaggagaattcgagatgtctataaTGGCTAAATGAATTATTTTCTTGGActtcaaatcaaacaattaaaggaTGTCATCTTAATCAACCAATCCAAGTATTGCAAAGAATTGTTGAAAAGATTTGACATGGATAATTGTAAAACAATGTCTACACCAATGGGATCCGGAATTTATGTGGATCAAGATGTATCCGGTGTCTCTATTGATATTACAaaatatcgaggtatgattggctcACTTTTATATTTGACGGTAatccgtcctgacataatgtttagtgtttgtttgtgtttccACTTTCAAGCAAACCCGAAGGAATCTCATCTCATGGCAGTAAAAGGAATCATGAAATATCTGAAGGGAACAACAAATGTCggtctatggtatccaaaaggtagtATATGTGATTtacttggttattctgacgcgaaTTATGTAGGTTACAAAACTGATCGCAAAAGTATAAGTGGAACATGTCACATCTTAGAAAACGCATTACTATCATGGTCATGCAAGAAACAAGCATGTGTCGCACTTAGCACGGCTGaagcagaatacattgcagcaggaagttgTTGCGCTCAAACCTTACGGTTAAAACAACAACTTAGTGACTACGGCGTAAAGCTTGAATGCATTCCTCTAAAGTGTGACAACACAAGTGCGatcaatattacaaagaatccagtcatgcactcaagaaccaaacatattgacaTACGACATCACTTCCTACGCGACCACGTTCTAAAAGGAGACGTCGAAGTTTCATTTGTTGATACACTTAATCAACTAgcagatatttttacaaaaccgctTGCCAAAGAACGCTTCTTCAAGTTTCAAAGAGAACTCGACATTCTGGATGAACACGACGTATGGATCTATTATTCTCATAATGTTTAATATCAACTAGATTTCATCATATAAGGTACATATCTCAACATTCTATCTTTCAATAATTTCACAGTTTCATTTGTGAAATCATGTTAGAATATATTTTCATATGCTGAAATATGGTCAAAATGTGCCTAAACATGTTATCTTCATATTATATGTGTTTATATAAAGTATTGTGTGTTTTTCCCAAAGATACCATGCTattgttttttgtatttttgcattttttgtcctaggtaaccggttacctgaattGAAGTAACCAGTTACCACATTTGTTTTCTCACTCTCTTCACTTCTGGAAGCGCGTTTCGcattgaagtaaccggttacatgcttcaagtaaccgattaccctgtaCCGTAAGTGACTTCTTCCTCTATTTTTATTGTCGGGTCAAAATTTAATAAATGTTTTTATTGTTGGTTGTTTATTATAATTCATTATAGTCAAAATCTTATCTCTTCCACCTACTCTTGGAAATCACATCTATTACTACCCACTCATTTTACTCCTTTTACCAACATTTTATCTTTATTACCCACTCACCAATACATAGTATAAGTAACATCTCTTTCACATCCAAACACATAAACTTATCAGAAAAGCACTTTTTCTCTTCAAAGACCCATTCCGAAAATCACTTctcaaaaccctaaccttctcaaCGCAAGCTCTCTTCCATGGCTCTTTTAAAAAGATCAAAGGGGAAAGGAAAAGCTAATGCAGGATCCTCCAACCCATCTGCTGATAATGATGTTGAGTTTGTTGATCCTCCCCTCAAGACTAGAAGGTCGTTGTTTGCTTTCCGAAATTGCTCTCTCACACCTCCAAAATATGGTAACCTTGTTTCCTTCCCAACTACAAGTTTTGATTTTTCATAGGTTGTTGAACTTTCAAGGAATTAGTAACTTTATAGAAGAATTTGGTTATGTGTATCCTGACATTGTGAAAGACTTTTATGGAAAGCTTAATGTTACTAGTGATGGTACTGTGTCAACTCTTGTGAAAGATACTGAAATTTTGCTAACACAAGAGGAATTTGGGGCTTGTTTGGGTATTCCATCAACCGGTGTTAGGCTCCGTCAAGGTTTTACTTGTGTCGATCAAGAATTTAGTGAGTATGAGAAGTTGGGTTTTTATTATAGCATTAGCCTTGTTTTTGAAGAAAAGATTATTAGCAAGCAATCGGCCTCCTCTAGAATTCACCTCTACTCCGCAACTctatcggtgagtgataggatgctaCACTATTTAATTGCTTACATTCTATTGCCAAAGCATTCGAATCACTCGCAAATTAGTGATCTTGACTTGCAACtcatatatgcaattaagaagaAAATCAAAGTAAATTAGACATATTTGATCATGTTTAACATGTTGCGTCAAAAGAATTTTAATGGTGGACTTCCTTATGCTGGACCAATTTCAAGAATTTTTGAACACTATGAATTTCCGTTGAGATGGGAACCTAAAGTTGAAATGACTGCAAAAAAGAATGAAATCACAGTTAACGCGGCCAACAAAAATATGGGGATATTTCAAGATAAAGATGGTGTATTCAAGCATCTTGCTCAAGGTTCATCATCTTCACAAGCAGCCCCAGCTCCAAGGAGGCTTTTCAAATGAGTTCCTCTACAATCATATGCTTGGCCAGGAAGCTCGCTTAAACCAAAACATCAACACCCGTTTTGACAACCTTCGTTCCGAATTTCTTACTGCACTTGCCAATAAAGACCAAGATGATAATGAGGAAGAGATGGACGACGATGATAGTGAATAGATCGTTTATGTTTATGTTCTTTAACTTATATCATTGCTTAATAATGTCTTTTATTTCTCGTGTCGTTTTTGTTAAAAACTAAGTTATGTTTTGTTGaaacactatgtgttttattatgCTATGGTTACAATTGTGTGTTATGACTTATATGATGCATATCTTATGTATTGTTCTTAGCCTATGTTAGCTTTTACttcttttccccatcctttttgataataacaaagggggagaagaggcATGTTGTTTGCTTGTCCAAATTTTGCAACCatatattaaacaaaatcattgaTAAATGGGGAGTTAACAAGATAGGGGGAGCATGCTTATTATGGACAAACAATAGCTCATGCACTTCAAAAATTTtaatagttgtcatcatcaaatagGGGGAGAATGTAATCTCAAGTTTCTCCATAATTACATGAAGCatttgttttgatgaagtcaacaaatatcaaaaagatgagcGAAAGAACTATGATGgcatttggatcatttgcaaTTTTTATGAAGATTAGACTTGTGATTGATCTTCAAAATATTTGGTAAAAGCTAAAACTTAAACATTGATATTTTAGTGCTCAAAATAGTTCACCTTTTCATACATATGAGTTACCCTATCAAGAAATGTCTTTGCTTTTGTTTCCAAGCCATTTTCACACATTTTTTCACCTTTTATCttcagagtaaccggttaccagaaAGCGAGTAATCGATTACCTCAACTTTGCAGTGCCACTGTTTTATTGTTTTTGGCAGATTTtaggtgaagtaaccggttacctcaaccaagtaaccggttacctgggcaaatattttcaaactttagAAAGTAACGTTACATGGTATTGGTTACCTTATTTCAATAATCGGTTACCACCGAACCAATGAGATTTTTTTAGCCTGTTTTAAATCGAAACGAAATTATATTTCAAACCTTTAACAATTGCATTGTTCCATCAAGATGCAACCATTCTAAAGGGTGTAGAGTCATCTATAAGTACTATACATATCAGATTTCaaaacctcacctctttcatacAATTTATAAACTTTATTCTCACAAAATTTCTAAACAAAGTATTCCTCATTCATAAACTTTCATTGAGAAATTTTCTGCATTGTTACATACATATTTCAGAAAAAAATTCTCATATATTCATATACCTTGAGCACTAATATATCCTTGTGAATTGTTTTACTTGAAAGATAAGATCAATCTaatgattgatacattgttctactatCCAAATTCTtatataaaatcaattatatttgtTGTAActttactatccaggattgttggaggCAAGATAGGCACTTAGAAACCTGCGCAAAATTCCTAAAATGCCCCTATAAGAAcagttggaaatgtgttgaacaagttGATACTTTCGtgatgagtccaaaatatgtcacgcgccgtaactttgtcctcacaAGTTCTGAAGCTTAAAACGTATTGGTTATCACCCAAAAGTTTCAAAaggtgttgcatttccgacctcgGCCCCATTTTCATGACATTGAGATTATACTGTTcattgtatacttgcttgatatttgaaacactatcTGGTCTTTTTCGCTTCAAATtggcaagtatgtttctcggcgcAATTTTGATTATTGATAATTCCGAAATAGCATCCTTCGTGAGACAACCGACACgcaattggatgcccgtgtagctTAGTTTCTAATGAGTGATTATGAAGTCCACAAATGACGCTAAAACGCCATAAATCGTCAATCCTACGAGTtacgcgcaacttaaacggacacatACACTTTCTTGATCCCGTGTCatcgtgttttaacacccggaTTGGTGGAACATACTTCCCATCCTTCTCGCAATTCAACAGAACAAAAGCTTTCCTTCTACTAGTGCCATTGTCAGACCTTAATATCACAAtgtcaaatccaagtttactagcttcattTTGGACCCAATCTAGCAAATGTTCACGACAAGTGAAAGTCATATCATTTTTTAATTATGGTCGAACATCCACCAAAACGGTAATCGTTTTAACATTGTTAATCGGCTCTTTATGCTTAGCATCTACGTTGACCTCTTCCGGGACTACTAACTCATCGccgacaatgttgtccggatgcaccatacctaacatatgcaaaaaacaTAAATgttaaaactgtttttttaatTCTACAACAgagcttatttcggaagtgcacttctgaaAACTGTTAGGTGGTGTATTTCtgaagtgcatttccgaactgATGCAGTTTCATCAACAACAAATCAGCAACAATGTAGTGGAATAAGAGATGAAATGAAGAtactttacctcaaattgtagctttctatgctctctTTGGTATGATGAACCACTTGAAACTTGATTTGGAGAAGAAAAATGGATTGAAAATGAtggaggttttggagagggtttgagtttttgtttggagaaaaatgaatgaaatagtgaaggaagGAAAAGGTATATGAAgggttttttcggaaatgcatctccgaaaataaaGGATAATTTGGGGTTTTCAGCAGGGGTCTTCATTCCTTGGGtgtgtataaaaaaaattgtctaaTCTATTATATAAGAAAATAACATGTTTTGGAAATATCATCTTTGCCCTTTTGATTCTACAGCTTGCCACGTGGATGGTTTCACAAGCCAACATTTCAACTGCTTCTCTTTCCATGCTATTTGGTTCTACTTTAACATTTTTTCTCTCATTGATGTTAAAGTAAAACAAGTTTCTCTCTCATTGCAATTTTTATGTTATCCAAATAGTGAAAAAATCATatacaatattatttaattatatttttcccttTTGTTGCAATTTAAATAAAgatcaacaaaacaaaaataaagtcaTGTATAGTAACTCAATCAGAGTTATAGAAAAATGTATAGTTATTAAAATATAGACATGTCAGGTTGTAGGTTGCACCATTGTTTTAGAAAtagtattaatataataataaataaatttataaatttacgtTTCTAAATTTAAAAGTTTCCAAATCGACCaacaattaaatttaattaatgataaaacaaatttactttttattagctaattaaattaaaattattgtaagtatataataaaaattattaattgttaAATGAATTTAGTTTATACAAGGCTATTAAAATGTGTTTATTTCAATTATTGAGAAATAGATATTAGTAATAAATTGTATATGaatctaaaattaattaatctTTTTTATCATAATAAAGTGTGTCGATTTTCAATGTTTAAGCCGTTTCCCATTCATTCAATCTAGAAGTGTATATTAAACTAAAATGAATTGACCTTTACTATTACTACTATAATATTTCTCAAAAAATTTTTTATTAAgactgaagacccattttggtccctcacaaatattacacgagccaaattagtccttcacaataaaatagacccaatttaatcccttataaaatttaaccggatcatataagtccttctgttaatatttttttcaaatcagtTTTTTCgtagttttaaaccgtgactggattgccacgttggattttattttattttcatttttaaaatttttatttttaatttcatttttaaataattataaattaataatataaaaaagtcaaaattgtttcttataaggagttgaacttaGGCCCGTGTATCAATATGATCTCGAACCaaagtctcttcagattaaatgacagtcaatttaataaaatagaaattgatttgtctagttgttattgatagtcactttactaaccgtagaaattgatttgtctagttgtaaatgataatcacttaattaacagtagaaattgatttatctagttgtaaatgatagtcattttactaacaatagaaattgttttgtcttgttgtaaataatagtcactttactaacaatagaaattgatttttctagttataaatgatagtcactttattaacgatagaaattgatttgtctagtggtaaagtgaaaatcatttaacttgaagggacttggatttgagacttcatagataaaaatttatgtataaaatttgttaatattagtagaaatcatgaaaattacttatttaaaaattactttataagaaataagtttggcttttttgatattattcattgataattgtttaaaaatgaaattaaatataaaaattaatttaatatttaaaaaataaaaaaaaatccaacgtgtcagtccagttacggtttaaaagtatgaaaagaaccggtttagaagtaggaaaaaaccgatttgagaaaaatagtagcagaaggactaatatgatccggttaaattttgtaagggattaagtttggtcaatttttttgtgagggactaatttgactcgtgtaatatttgtgagggaccaaaatgggtcttcactcttttattaattatatatttaattattattttttaaggtAAGACATTAATCTAATAAAAAAACATACATTTGAAGTAAATgcgcgggaacatgaagttattgatcaaaatattgattattaacgagacatgaagttattgatccaaatattgattattaacgggacatgaagttactgatcaaaatattgattattaatgggacataaagttactgatcaagaTATTGATTATCAAtgggacatgaagttattaatcaaaatattgattattaacgggacatgaaattactgatcaaaatattgattattaacgggacataaaattactgatcaaaatattggttATCAATgagacatgaagttattaatcaaaatattgattattaacgggacatgaagttactaatcaaaatattgattattaacgggatatGAAGTAAcgagacatgaagttactgatcaaaatattgattattaacgggacatgaagttacaaatcaaaatattttttaaggtacacagggacatgaagttattgatcaaactaatatttgtacacgggaacacgaagttattgatcaaaatactaATTATTAACGggatatgaagttactgatcaaaaatacttttttattaattatacattcaattattattttttcacgaataacgaaacatttttttattaaaaaataacatttgaaataaatgcgcgtcccgtaacagaacccgtgcgttgcacgggtttgttactggTTTGTTAGATGATCTTAAATAGAGGCCCATGGGTCAGTGAAAGGAACCGTGAGAGTCTTGGACTCATAGTTGCAGGCCTATAAAAAGTGACCCCAAATAGAAGCAAAAGGCATAAGTGACAATCACACACCAAATAGACATAAAGAAGCTCAAATCATAATAGTCATTTTGAGATacacatatatgaatattaaaGAGATTTTGACACTTGAAAACCGACTAAATTTTTTCACTTTATGAACAAACTCTCAAGTCCAAACATTCAAAATTGCAGTAGTCtttattagaataaaaaatatattttataaatttattaaataattgatatattttttatctataactaaatatattaattattcaataaattaaaaaaataaattcttttaataatAGAGATCGGAGAGAGTAATAATTTACTACATCAAAACActtaattttgtaaaattgaaataaatcaCCTTCATTTTGAAGTACATTCACCAAACTTTCACATTCATTTTTAAGTACATGCACCAAATTTTTAGAGTAATTCTTTTTTTGGGATGGGAAAAAGGATGTTGAGAAAGAATGAATATGATTGTGAATGCACATGAAGGAAGTTGATTCATCCGTTATCACGGTGGggtatgattatgaatgatgaGGTGAAAAAGTAAAGTAAAAACCAAATGGAAGCACTTATGCACACGTAAAAGAAGGGAATCCATCATgatcataatcatcatgaacatgACCAATTTGTAATGATACCCACCAAAGAATACATAACCTTCATTTTCCTAGACAAAATAAAATGATTACTCACCGCAAAATATGCATCTCATTCCATCCTCTCCCTTTGGTTTTCACAAACCTAATCATTCACATAACTCTATAGTCTATCATTATATCATACTCATGATgaacacctccttttcaaaacaacccaattcttttttttttcttaaactgGAAATCACATTCTCCACTCCACCACTCTTTTTCTTCATTTGTCTAGTTAACTCGTGTCTTAAAAAGCATCAATTAAAAAGTTTAAAACtcattttatcaaataaaatctATACCATTCTAGATTATAgaaatttctattttttaacCGAAACACACATTGTTATGTATATATTATTTCATCTGtctcaaaataaaagttttttaaaaagttgttacacacattaaaaaaattattgaataaataaatatattaattttacaaAGTTGCCCTCAATTATTATTGATTGTCATAAATCTATAGTATGATTTAATAACTTCAAAGTAGTGTAGACTATTATTAGGATAAAGTTGGTAGAAATTAATTATCGTCACATTGAAAAAGTAGAGAttcttattttataataaatttatttgtcGAAAAAGACACTTATTTTAAGACAGAAGGAGTACTTTCAACATGTTAATAAGTTTAATTACTTCATGATTCATTTCTAAGTgttattttttgactttttaaacAATAATTATTTGGTTGTTGATAGTCACTCTTGTGTTTACTGAAGGGGTTTGATCCAATGATTGTTGGAGGGGGAATTTATAGTAGGGAGCATTGATACAAAGTTGAGGAACAAGCACCTTtttgagagacacaccacttatccacctaaaaccttaaggtgataggtgagtgagtTTTTCCACTTATATATGCTTAAGTCTCCACA
Encoded proteins:
- the LOC131658117 gene encoding secreted RxLR effector protein 161-like, whose translation is MSTPMGSGIYVDQDVSGVSIDITKYRGMIGSLLYLTVIRPDIMFSVCLCFHFQANPKESHLMAVKGIMKYLKGTTNVGLWYPKGSICDLLGYSDANYVGYKTDRKSISGTCHILENALLSWSCKKQACVALSTAEAEYIAAGSCCAQTLRLKQQLSDYGVKLECIPLKCDNTSNRLPELK
- the LOC131658118 gene encoding uncharacterized protein LOC131658118 — protein: MTFTCREHLLDWVQNEASKLGFDIVILRSDNGTSRRKAFVLLNCEKDGKYVPPIRVLKHDDTGSRKCMCPFKLRVTRRIDDLWRFSVICGLHNHSLETKLHGHPIACRLSHEGCYFGIINNQNCAEKHTCQFEAKKTR